Proteins found in one Polymorphobacter fuscus genomic segment:
- a CDS encoding peroxiredoxin, with amino-acid sequence MTLPDIGDPAPDFTLAGDTGPIRLADFAGRKLVLYFYPKDDTPGCTTEGKDFSALHDAFAATDTGVVGVSREPVASKAKFRAKHGLTIALGADDDGAVTEAYGVWVEKSMYGKKYMGIERTTLLINRGGRVARVWRKVKVPGHAAEVLAAAQALD; translated from the coding sequence ATGACGCTTCCGGACATTGGCGATCCTGCCCCCGATTTCACCCTGGCCGGCGACACCGGGCCGATTCGGCTTGCCGACTTCGCCGGCCGCAAGCTGGTGCTGTATTTCTACCCCAAGGACGACACGCCCGGCTGCACGACCGAAGGCAAGGATTTTTCGGCCCTGCACGATGCGTTCGCGGCCACCGATACCGGCGTCGTCGGAGTCTCGCGCGAACCGGTGGCATCGAAGGCGAAGTTTCGCGCCAAGCATGGCCTGACCATCGCCCTGGGTGCCGATGACGATGGCGCGGTGACCGAAGCCTATGGCGTGTGGGTCGAAAAGAGCATGTACGGCAAGAAATACATGGGGATCGAGCGCACGACCCTGCTCATCAACCGCGGCGGCCGGGTGGCGCGGGTGTGGCGCAAGGTCAAGGTTCCGGGCCATGCCGCCGAGGTGCTGGCAGCGGCGCAGGCGCTTGACTGA
- a CDS encoding M23 family metallopeptidase: protein MAIGSAVLVAGWLGAATSSLLSGNDAVVAAKQAEVARLHKQVVAMKAETAALKGDVAARAEALESRQAFLTALLSNKGDLGQLARMLPRQSRTSGPSNLDMVRDLVAPQAAKRGKRGTVLAALPAPDTNRMVEPFRQLESQQLALVDKATGAAQAKLQDTQALIRRLGLDPSRFVASSDWNGATSAVGGPYIPVSADAEPRFKDLFLSWKKLNAMQSAVAAIPAYMPVKDYRYTSGFGVRYDPFNGGAAMHAGTDMAGAQGEPIYAAASGMVRQAGRANGYGNLVELSHGKGIDTRYGHLSAILVKPGERVVQGQLIGRMGSTGRSTGTHLHYEVRIDGRAVNPRPFLEASSYVLAAQNSGTAVGGDVGPVLEDDVVTASNDGPRMTPIRSFR from the coding sequence ATGGCAATTGGGTCAGCAGTACTTGTCGCCGGCTGGTTGGGAGCGGCGACGTCGTCCCTGCTCTCCGGCAATGACGCCGTGGTCGCCGCCAAACAGGCCGAAGTCGCCCGCCTGCACAAGCAGGTGGTGGCAATGAAGGCGGAAACCGCCGCCTTGAAGGGCGATGTCGCCGCCCGCGCCGAAGCGCTCGAATCGCGGCAGGCATTCCTCACCGCCCTGCTTTCGAACAAGGGTGACCTTGGCCAGCTCGCCCGGATGCTGCCGCGCCAATCGCGGACATCGGGCCCCAGCAATCTCGACATGGTCCGCGACCTCGTCGCACCCCAGGCGGCCAAGCGCGGCAAGCGCGGCACGGTCCTGGCGGCGCTTCCCGCCCCCGACACCAACAGGATGGTCGAACCGTTCCGCCAGCTGGAAAGCCAGCAGCTGGCATTGGTCGACAAGGCCACCGGCGCTGCCCAGGCCAAGCTGCAGGACACCCAGGCCCTGATCCGCCGCCTCGGCCTCGATCCGTCGCGCTTCGTCGCGTCGAGCGACTGGAACGGCGCCACCAGCGCCGTCGGCGGCCCCTATATTCCGGTCAGCGCCGATGCCGAACCGCGCTTCAAGGACCTGTTCCTCAGCTGGAAGAAGCTCAACGCCATGCAATCGGCCGTGGCGGCGATCCCGGCCTATATGCCGGTCAAGGACTATCGCTACACCTCGGGCTTCGGCGTGCGCTACGATCCGTTCAACGGCGGCGCCGCGATGCACGCCGGCACCGACATGGCCGGCGCGCAAGGGGAACCGATCTATGCCGCCGCCAGCGGCATGGTGCGCCAGGCCGGCCGTGCCAATGGCTATGGCAACCTTGTCGAACTGTCGCACGGCAAGGGCATCGACACCCGCTACGGCCATCTTTCGGCGATTCTGGTCAAGCCCGGCGAGCGCGTGGTCCAGGGCCAGCTGATCGGGCGCATGGGGTCGACCGGTCGCTCCACCGGCACCCATCTCCATTATGAAGTCCGCATCGATGGCCGTGCCGTCAACCCGCGCCCGTTCCTCGAAGCGTCGAGCTATGTGCTCGCCGCGCAGAATTCCGGCACCGCCGTCGGCGGCGACGTCGGCCCGGTGCTCGAAGACGATGTCGTCACCGCATCGAACGACGGCCCGCGGATGACGCCGATCCGGTCTTTCCGCTGA
- the erpA gene encoding iron-sulfur cluster insertion protein ErpA — translation MDTAPRLMPAAAARVAVIAARQGKPGLKLRLAVDGGGCAGFQYKFGLESDAAADDLAVETDGVTMLIDPDTLPFVAGAEVDYVEKIGAAAFEVRNPNAASGCGCGSSFSV, via the coding sequence ATGGATACCGCCCCCCGCCTGATGCCTGCTGCCGCCGCCCGCGTTGCGGTGATCGCGGCGCGACAGGGCAAGCCGGGGCTGAAGTTGCGCCTTGCCGTCGATGGCGGCGGCTGCGCCGGCTTCCAGTACAAGTTCGGGCTCGAATCGGACGCCGCCGCCGATGACCTGGCGGTCGAAACCGATGGCGTCACCATGTTGATCGACCCCGACACGCTGCCCTTCGTCGCCGGTGCCGAAGTCGATTATGTCGAAAAGATCGGCGCGGCCGCCTTCGAAGTGCGTAATCCCAATGCGGCGAGCGGCTGCGGCTGCGGGTCCAGCTTTTCGGTTTGA
- a CDS encoding serine aminopeptidase domain-containing protein: MPWRRDHQDRLAGLICESIAFRVFAPNFALKLLEGASHFVPHAHVLRLKMADFSRDPQWVAALEADPLTHDEVQPVQTVAALARAGERFEREFGRITLPVLILHGTADKATRPDGSQQFFDEAGSADKTLKLYEGHYHDLLNDLGREAVMADILGWIDARLPR, from the coding sequence GTGCCATGGCGTCGCGACCATCAGGACCGGCTGGCGGGGCTGATCTGCGAAAGCATCGCGTTCCGCGTTTTTGCGCCCAACTTTGCGCTCAAGCTGCTGGAAGGCGCCAGCCATTTCGTTCCGCACGCGCATGTGCTGCGGCTCAAGATGGCGGATTTCTCGCGCGATCCGCAATGGGTCGCGGCGCTCGAGGCCGACCCGCTGACGCATGACGAGGTCCAGCCGGTCCAGACCGTCGCCGCCCTGGCGCGCGCCGGCGAACGGTTCGAGCGCGAATTCGGGCGCATAACCTTGCCCGTCCTCATCCTCCACGGCACCGCCGACAAGGCGACACGCCCCGACGGCAGCCAGCAGTTCTTCGACGAAGCCGGCTCGGCTGACAAAACGCTCAAACTCTACGAAGGCCATTACCACGACCTGCTCAACGATCTGGGCCGCGAGGCGGTGATGGCCGATATCCTCGGCTGGATCGACGCCCGCCTGCCGCGCTGA
- a CDS encoding exodeoxyribonuclease III, with amino-acid sequence MRIATFNINGTNARLPRLLEWLAEAAPDVACLQEIKMQTENFPVDVLREAGYHCLVHGQKGFNGVAILSREPATETRRGLPGDDSDEQARYLEADVGGIRVASIYLPNGNPQPGPKFDYKLAWMARLQAHAATLLATGQPVVLAGDYNVVPNDDDIWSPVALAGDALMQPESRAAYRALLWDGWTDAVRCLHPRGGVWSFWDYQAGAWPRNHGFRIDHLLLSPAAADRLADAGVDRAVRGAEKASDHAPAWVVLR; translated from the coding sequence ATGCGGATCGCCACTTTCAACATCAACGGCACCAACGCCCGGTTGCCGCGCCTGCTCGAATGGCTTGCGGAGGCGGCGCCGGATGTCGCCTGCCTGCAGGAAATCAAGATGCAGACCGAAAATTTCCCGGTCGATGTGCTGCGCGAGGCCGGTTACCATTGCCTTGTCCATGGCCAGAAGGGCTTCAACGGCGTGGCGATCCTCAGCCGCGAACCCGCGACCGAGACCCGGCGCGGCCTGCCCGGCGACGACAGCGACGAACAGGCGCGCTATCTGGAGGCAGACGTCGGCGGCATCCGGGTCGCGTCGATCTATCTGCCCAACGGCAACCCACAGCCGGGCCCCAAGTTCGATTACAAGCTGGCGTGGATGGCACGGCTGCAGGCCCATGCCGCGACGCTGCTCGCGACCGGCCAGCCCGTCGTGCTCGCCGGCGACTATAATGTCGTGCCCAACGACGACGACATCTGGTCGCCAGTGGCGCTGGCCGGCGACGCGCTGATGCAGCCCGAATCCCGCGCCGCCTATCGCGCGCTGCTGTGGGACGGCTGGACCGACGCGGTGCGGTGCCTGCACCCGCGCGGCGGTGTCTGGAGCTTCTGGGATTACCAGGCCGGCGCCTGGCCGCGCAACCATGGCTTTCGCATCGACCATCTGCTGCTCTCGCCGGCCGCCGCCGACCGGCTTGCCGACGCCGGGGTCGATCGCGCGGTGCGCGGCGCCGAAAAGGCCAGCGACCATGCCCCGGCCTGGGTGGTGCTGCGCTGA
- a CDS encoding N-acetyltransferase codes for MPGGLSITTVATAADRKAFVDLPYRLYAGDPHFVPPLRSEVHALIGGIKGNPWFEHGKAQLWLAHRDGKVVGRISAQVDRLVQEHVGAGTGHWGMFETIDDQAVADLLLQTAEDWLRSRGMTRAQGPFSLSIWDEPGLLVEGFSRAPTVMMGHHLPYYRRLIEAHGYVGIKDLHTWGLRIDQPFPEMVQRIVAASERNSRLVTRRVDKARFAEEAALILDILNDAWSTNWGFVPLTPAEVAFVGKKLKPIVFEDLIRIAEYDGVPVGFMISLPDINELTRDLGGDLFPFGWAKLLWRLRAPKVRTIRVPLMGIRKTLQGHRVASLMAFQMIEYIRRDAVAKFGATEGEIGWILDDNGPMRSIADAIDSKVTRTYRVFERGL; via the coding sequence ATGCCCGGCGGGCTGTCCATCACCACCGTGGCGACCGCCGCCGATCGCAAGGCGTTCGTGGACCTGCCCTATCGGCTTTACGCCGGCGACCCGCATTTCGTGCCGCCGCTGCGGTCCGAAGTCCATGCCCTCATCGGCGGGATCAAGGGCAACCCCTGGTTCGAACATGGCAAGGCGCAGCTGTGGCTGGCGCACCGCGACGGCAAGGTGGTGGGGCGCATTTCCGCCCAGGTCGACCGGCTGGTGCAGGAGCATGTCGGCGCCGGCACCGGCCATTGGGGCATGTTCGAAACCATCGACGACCAGGCCGTCGCCGATCTTTTGCTGCAGACCGCCGAGGACTGGCTGCGCAGCCGCGGCATGACGCGCGCCCAGGGGCCGTTCAGCCTGTCGATCTGGGACGAACCGGGCCTGCTGGTCGAAGGGTTCAGCCGGGCGCCGACGGTGATGATGGGCCATCATTTGCCCTATTATCGCCGGCTGATCGAAGCGCACGGCTATGTCGGGATCAAGGACCTTCACACCTGGGGGTTGCGCATCGACCAGCCTTTCCCCGAGATGGTGCAGCGCATCGTCGCTGCCAGCGAGCGCAATTCGCGGCTGGTCACCCGCAGGGTCGACAAGGCGCGCTTTGCCGAGGAAGCGGCGCTGATCCTCGACATTTTGAACGATGCCTGGTCGACCAATTGGGGCTTTGTGCCGCTGACGCCGGCCGAAGTCGCCTTTGTCGGCAAGAAGCTGAAGCCGATCGTCTTCGAGGACCTGATCCGCATCGCCGAATATGATGGCGTGCCGGTCGGCTTCATGATCTCGCTGCCCGATATCAACGAATTGACCCGCGACCTGGGCGGCGACCTGTTTCCGTTCGGCTGGGCGAAGCTGTTGTGGCGGCTGCGGGCGCCCAAGGTGCGGACCATCCGCGTGCCGTTGATGGGGATCCGCAAGACCCTGCAGGGCCACCGGGTCGCGTCGCTGATGGCGTTCCAGATGATCGAATATATCCGGCGCGACGCAGTGGCCAAGTTCGGCGCCACCGAAGGCGAGATCGGCTGGATTCTCGATGACAATGGCCCGATGCGATCGATCGCCGATGCCATCGATAGCAAGGTCACCCGCACCTACCGCGTCTTCGAACGCGGCCTGTAG
- the lptG gene encoding LPS export ABC transporter permease LptG, translating into MALFPSRTIAWYTARMFIIRAAAFLIGLIIILESLDLLGESGKILAAAGNGEAELWTYVSLRVPQLIQLFLPFSVLLATLITLATLNQNSEVVIFKAAGLSAHQILLPLLIAAFGVAVANFAFNETVTTRATRTLKVWQENDYARVPPEKLLTTESWVRGGNDLFHAETVRGVGANTVLSSVTIYDRLDDRLIRVVMAGTARPVANGWQLTDVTSFDVGSGRRTVEPTLFFESSVVPRQFTTASINPAFVPLWELWPQIAEQRAAGKPVDPLVAAAWHKISGPLSTVLMPLLGAVAAFGLARSGRLFVRAVIGMFLGFAFFVADNFMLAMGNFGTVPPLMAAWAPFLLFLLIGEAVLIRTEE; encoded by the coding sequence ATGGCGCTTTTCCCCTCCCGCACCATCGCCTGGTACACGGCGCGGATGTTCATCATTCGCGCCGCGGCGTTCCTGATCGGGCTGATCATCATCCTCGAATCGCTCGATCTTCTGGGCGAATCGGGCAAGATCCTGGCGGCTGCCGGCAATGGCGAGGCCGAGCTGTGGACCTATGTGTCGCTGCGCGTGCCGCAGCTGATCCAGCTGTTCCTGCCCTTTTCGGTGCTGCTGGCGACACTGATCACGCTGGCGACGCTCAACCAGAACAGCGAGGTGGTGATCTTCAAGGCGGCGGGGCTGTCGGCCCACCAGATCCTGCTGCCGCTGCTGATCGCCGCGTTCGGCGTCGCGGTCGCCAATTTCGCCTTCAACGAAACCGTCACCACCCGCGCCACCCGCACCCTGAAGGTCTGGCAGGAAAATGACTATGCCAGGGTGCCCCCCGAAAAGCTGCTGACCACCGAAAGCTGGGTGCGCGGCGGCAACGACCTGTTTCATGCCGAAACCGTGCGCGGCGTCGGCGCCAACACCGTGTTGTCGAGCGTGACAATCTATGATCGCCTCGACGACCGGCTGATCCGTGTCGTCATGGCCGGGACGGCGCGGCCCGTCGCCAATGGCTGGCAATTGACCGATGTCACGTCGTTCGATGTCGGCAGCGGTCGCCGGACGGTGGAGCCGACGCTGTTTTTCGAAAGCAGCGTCGTGCCGCGCCAATTCACCACCGCGTCGATCAACCCCGCCTTCGTGCCCTTGTGGGAGCTGTGGCCGCAGATCGCCGAGCAGCGCGCCGCCGGCAAGCCGGTCGATCCGCTCGTCGCGGCGGCCTGGCACAAGATTTCGGGGCCATTGTCGACCGTGCTGATGCCGCTGCTGGGTGCCGTCGCCGCCTTCGGCCTGGCGCGATCGGGCCGGCTGTTTGTCCGTGCCGTCATCGGCATGTTCCTGGGCTTTGCCTTTTTCGTCGCCGACAATTTCATGCTGGCGATGGGCAATTTCGGCACGGTGCCGCCATTGATGGCGGCGTGGGCGCCGTTCCTGCTGTTCCTGCTGATCGGCGAGGCAGTGCTGATCCGCACCGAGGAATAA
- a CDS encoding LptF/LptG family permease translates to MIALSRFDRYLVRLIIVPLLASLVIAAMLLLLDRMLRLFDFVMNEGGPVSVVWRMLGNLLPEYLSLGIPIGVMMGILLAFRKLATTSELDALRAVGISYNRLLRVPMLFATVFALINFGIVGFLQPVSRYAYENLRFELRSGALGASIKVGEFASLGKGMTLRVEESKRQGADLRGLFVRAAGKDGQVLAVTAARGTFLSTDDPDVILLRLKNGTLVHAPAGGGVPRVLSFDQHDLPVNLPTMTNFRQRGEGNLERTLPELGRTLLDSSASPEVRRDASATFNRRLVQCVVMFTLPFLAVALGVPPKRSTSALGVFLSIIMLVTFHKVTEYGERMGSLGRIDPALAQWVPFLGFTALALWLYRTLAYVPGGQPIGALDRWSGKITAALSGLVGKLLRRDDVRDNALSAG, encoded by the coding sequence TTGATCGCACTTTCGCGCTTTGACCGTTATCTCGTCCGGCTGATCATCGTGCCCCTGCTGGCGTCGCTGGTCATCGCCGCGATGCTGCTGCTGCTCGACCGCATGTTGCGGCTGTTCGACTTCGTGATGAACGAGGGCGGTCCGGTCAGCGTCGTCTGGCGGATGCTCGGCAACCTGCTGCCGGAATATCTGTCGCTGGGCATCCCCATCGGCGTGATGATGGGCATCCTCCTCGCCTTTCGCAAACTGGCGACGACGTCGGAGCTTGATGCGCTGCGCGCCGTCGGCATCAGCTATAACCGGCTGCTGCGGGTGCCGATGCTGTTCGCCACCGTCTTCGCGCTGATCAATTTTGGCATTGTCGGCTTCCTGCAGCCGGTGTCGCGCTACGCCTATGAAAACCTGCGCTTCGAATTGCGATCGGGTGCGCTTGGCGCGTCGATCAAGGTCGGCGAATTCGCCAGCCTGGGCAAGGGCATGACGCTGCGGGTCGAGGAGAGCAAGCGCCAGGGGGCCGATCTGCGCGGGCTGTTCGTCCGTGCCGCCGGCAAGGACGGGCAGGTGCTCGCCGTCACCGCCGCGCGCGGCACCTTCCTGTCGACCGACGACCCCGACGTCATCCTGCTACGGCTGAAGAACGGCACGCTGGTCCACGCCCCCGCCGGCGGCGGCGTGCCGCGGGTGCTGTCGTTCGACCAGCACGACCTGCCGGTCAACCTGCCGACGATGACCAATTTCCGCCAGCGCGGCGAAGGCAATCTGGAACGCACCCTGCCCGAACTGGGCCGCACCCTGCTGGATTCCAGCGCCAGCCCCGAGGTGCGCCGCGACGCCAGCGCCACCTTCAACCGCCGGCTGGTGCAGTGCGTGGTGATGTTCACCCTGCCCTTCCTTGCGGTCGCGCTGGGGGTGCCGCCGAAACGTTCGACCTCGGCGCTGGGAGTGTTCCTCAGCATCATCATGCTCGTCACCTTCCACAAGGTCACCGAATATGGCGAGCGCATGGGCAGCCTTGGCCGCATCGACCCGGCGCTGGCGCAATGGGTGCCGTTCCTGGGCTTCACGGCGCTGGCGCTCTGGCTCTACCGCACCCTTGCCTATGTGCCGGGCGGCCAGCCGATCGGCGCGCTCGACCGCTGGTCGGGCAAGATCACCGCGGCGCTGTCCGGCCTCGTCGGCAAATTGCTGCGCCGCGACGATGTGCGCGACAACGCCCTGTCGGCCGGCTGA
- a CDS encoding DUF2141 domain-containing protein, translated as MMKLLGGAATAAALVFGAATPSAAQTQVLGTDVAACAPGAAGPAALVRVSGLKDREGRLRLQYYSDDPKTFLASGAFIRRQEVPMTPYGDMVLCITVPAPGAYAFVVLHDRDEDGKLSIWSDGVGFSNNIKLALAKPKLAPILYTVGPGVTPIHIIMNYRRGLSVRPLAQ; from the coding sequence ATGATGAAATTACTGGGGGGTGCGGCAACCGCCGCTGCCCTCGTCTTTGGCGCAGCAACGCCTTCGGCTGCCCAGACGCAGGTGCTCGGCACCGACGTGGCCGCCTGCGCGCCCGGCGCCGCCGGCCCGGCGGCGCTGGTCCGCGTGTCGGGGCTGAAGGACCGTGAAGGGCGGCTGCGGCTGCAATATTATTCGGACGACCCCAAGACCTTTCTCGCCAGCGGCGCCTTCATCCGTCGCCAGGAAGTGCCGATGACTCCCTATGGCGACATGGTGCTGTGCATCACCGTGCCGGCGCCCGGCGCCTATGCCTTTGTCGTCCTTCATGATCGCGACGAGGACGGCAAGCTGTCGATCTGGTCGGACGGCGTCGGTTTTTCCAACAACATCAAGCTGGCGCTGGCCAAGCCCAAGCTGGCGCCGATCCTGTACACCGTCGGACCCGGGGTAACGCCGATCCACATCATCATGAACTATCGCCGCGGCCTTTCGGTGCGGCCGTTGGCGCAATAG
- a CDS encoding ABC1 kinase family protein has translation MALPRRPTAAVPHGRLARLARFGGMAGGIAGGMIAEGARQWATGQKPTVAGLLLTPANALRVTQQLANLRGAAMKMGQLLSMDSGDFLPPELAEIMGALRADATPMPPAQLQAVLAKSWGKDWRRQFERFDVRPIAAASIGQVHRARTRDGRDLAIKVQYPGVRDSIDSDVDNVATLIRMSGLVPATLDVAPMLAEAKRQLHEEADYAREGECLAEFGRLLADAPDYRVPRFHADLSGRDVLAMDFVAGVAIETLVDAPQAERDRVMTLMIALCLREMFEFRLMQTDPNFANYRHDPATGRLVLLDFGATRAFSAAMIGDYAALLRAGMDGDAAGARDAMLAIGLFDTAVPAKHQAAIATMFDTAFAPLRADGLFDFTDNRIAASVRDEGIGIAADRDFWHIPPIDALFLQRKFAGLFLLGSRLGAKVDMAALLAPYRPA, from the coding sequence ATGGCACTCCCCCGTCGCCCCACCGCCGCCGTTCCCCATGGCCGCCTGGCGCGGCTGGCCCGCTTCGGCGGCATGGCCGGCGGTATCGCCGGCGGCATGATCGCCGAAGGGGCGCGGCAATGGGCCACAGGGCAGAAGCCGACGGTGGCCGGGCTGCTGCTGACGCCGGCCAACGCCCTGCGCGTCACCCAGCAGCTGGCCAATTTGCGCGGCGCGGCGATGAAGATGGGGCAGCTACTGTCGATGGACAGCGGCGACTTCCTGCCGCCCGAGCTCGCCGAGATCATGGGTGCCCTGCGCGCCGACGCGACGCCGATGCCGCCGGCGCAGCTGCAGGCGGTGCTGGCCAAAAGCTGGGGCAAGGACTGGCGGCGGCAGTTCGAACGCTTCGACGTGCGGCCGATCGCGGCGGCCTCCATCGGCCAGGTCCACCGGGCGCGGACCCGCGATGGCCGCGACCTTGCCATCAAGGTGCAATATCCCGGCGTGCGCGACAGCATCGACAGCGATGTCGACAATGTCGCGACATTGATCCGCATGTCCGGCCTGGTGCCGGCGACGCTCGACGTGGCGCCGATGCTGGCGGAAGCCAAGCGCCAGCTCCACGAGGAAGCCGATTATGCCCGGGAAGGCGAATGTCTCGCCGAATTCGGCCGCCTGCTCGCCGACGCGCCGGATTATCGCGTGCCGCGCTTCCATGCCGACTTGTCGGGGCGCGACGTGCTGGCGATGGACTTCGTCGCCGGCGTGGCGATCGAGACGCTGGTCGACGCCCCGCAGGCCGAGCGCGACCGCGTGATGACGCTGATGATCGCGCTGTGCCTGCGCGAAATGTTCGAATTCCGGCTGATGCAGACCGACCCCAACTTCGCCAATTATCGCCACGATCCGGCGACCGGCCGGCTGGTGCTGCTCGATTTCGGCGCGACGCGGGCGTTTTCGGCGGCCATGATCGGCGACTATGCGGCGTTGCTGCGCGCCGGGATGGATGGCGACGCGGCCGGCGCACGCGACGCGATGCTGGCGATCGGGCTGTTCGACACTGCCGTTCCGGCCAAGCACCAGGCGGCGATCGCGACGATGTTCGACACCGCGTTCGCACCGCTGCGCGCCGACGGCCTGTTCGATTTCACCGACAATCGCATCGCCGCATCGGTGCGCGACGAAGGCATCGGCATCGCCGCCGACCGCGATTTCTGGCACATCCCGCCCATCGATGCGCTGTTCCTGCAACGCAAGTTCGCCGGGCTGTTCCTGCTCGGCAGCCGGCTCGGCGCCAAGGTCGACATGGCGGCGCTGCTGGCGCCCTACCGGCCGGCGTAG
- a CDS encoding cytochrome c, producing MRLIAILVAVLAVIGAGLWWATAPQRLPADRIAAETSGVAARGQRIFWAGGCASCHAEAKATGDAQLRLGGGAPLKTPFGTFYAPNISPDPVHGIGRWRLADFANAMQRGVDPAGRHLYPAFPYASYQRMTPGDIADLFAFMKTLPPMTTDAHANDLSFPFNIRRGIGLWKRAFMGDAEPVIALPAGAPAAARAGRYLVEGPGHCGECHTARGLGGLGGLDRGRWLAGAASLDGPGKVPNITPGTAGIGSWSAAEIADYLETGFTPEYDSVGGSMAAVQRNMAKLTPEDRAAIAAYLKAVPPH from the coding sequence GTGCGGTTGATCGCCATCCTTGTCGCCGTGCTTGCCGTCATCGGCGCCGGGCTCTGGTGGGCGACGGCGCCGCAGCGCCTGCCGGCCGACCGCATCGCCGCGGAAACCAGCGGCGTGGCGGCGCGTGGCCAGCGGATCTTCTGGGCCGGCGGCTGTGCGTCGTGCCATGCCGAAGCCAAGGCGACCGGCGATGCCCAGCTCCGCCTCGGCGGCGGGGCGCCGCTGAAAACGCCGTTCGGGACCTTTTACGCGCCCAATATCTCCCCCGATCCGGTCCATGGCATCGGCCGATGGCGGCTGGCCGATTTTGCCAATGCCATGCAGCGCGGCGTCGATCCGGCCGGTCGCCATCTTTACCCGGCCTTCCCCTATGCATCGTACCAGCGGATGACCCCCGGCGACATCGCCGACCTGTTCGCCTTCATGAAGACGCTGCCGCCCATGACGACCGACGCCCATGCCAATGACCTGTCGTTTCCGTTCAACATTCGCCGCGGGATCGGCCTGTGGAAACGGGCCTTCATGGGCGATGCCGAACCGGTGATCGCCCTTCCCGCCGGCGCACCCGCCGCGGCGCGCGCCGGCCGGTATCTGGTCGAAGGCCCGGGCCATTGCGGCGAATGCCATACGGCACGTGGTCTCGGCGGGCTTGGCGGGCTTGACCGCGGCCGCTGGCTCGCCGGCGCCGCCAGCCTCGACGGGCCGGGCAAAGTGCCCAACATCACACCGGGCACGGCCGGCATCGGCAGCTGGTCGGCGGCCGAAATCGCCGATTATCTGGAAACCGGCTTTACCCCCGAATATGATTCGGTCGGCGGGTCGATGGCGGCGGTCCAGCGCAACATGGCGAAGCTGACGCCGGAAGACCGGGCGGCGATCGCGGCCTATCTGAAGGCGGTTCCGCCGCACTGA
- a CDS encoding c-type cytochrome: MVRPKMLVAACAAVMLVAPSVGWAAAADDAAAMRSKLMEQNGKDAKAGGQILKGEIPFDAAKAQAIFVGMHDVATKFGNYFPKGSITPKSEASPAIWEKPAEFKAALAKFEKDTGNAIAAKVTTKEAFGQQFGLVTANCKSCHEAFRVKK; encoded by the coding sequence ATGGTTCGTCCCAAGATGCTGGTCGCCGCCTGCGCAGCCGTCATGCTCGTCGCCCCCTCGGTCGGCTGGGCCGCTGCGGCGGACGATGCGGCCGCGATGCGCTCGAAGTTGATGGAGCAGAACGGCAAGGACGCCAAGGCCGGCGGGCAGATCCTGAAGGGGGAGATCCCCTTCGACGCTGCCAAGGCGCAGGCGATCTTTGTCGGCATGCACGACGTCGCCACCAAGTTCGGCAATTATTTCCCCAAGGGCAGCATCACGCCCAAGTCCGAAGCCTCGCCGGCGATCTGGGAAAAGCCCGCAGAATTCAAGGCAGCGCTCGCCAAGTTCGAAAAGGACACCGGCAACGCCATCGCCGCCAAGGTCACCACCAAGGAAGCCTTTGGCCAGCAGTTCGGCCTTGTCACCGCCAATTGCAAAAGCTGCCACGAGGCGTTCCGCGTCAAGAAATAG